Proteins from a single region of Candidatus Bathyarchaeia archaeon:
- a CDS encoding biotin/lipoyl-containing protein — protein sequence MSKDSKQINELTVSGKTWLVAQLEERGSTQEIKINDQELSVRMLREPTIDQPDLVASINGKVLIARKEEERDGSSYLIRLNGRLIKVSIVGREQSVRNAGETETVLGPVVITAPMSGRIVSLKVSPNTSVNKGQPLATLEAMKMENEIAAPKTGIVKEVYVQSGALVKAGDKLCFLE from the coding sequence TTGTCGAAGGACTCTAAGCAGATCAACGAACTCACGGTCAGCGGAAAAACCTGGCTCGTTGCACAGCTCGAAGAGCGGGGTTCAACTCAAGAGATCAAAATCAACGATCAAGAGCTGAGCGTTCGCATGCTCCGTGAGCCGACAATTGACCAACCAGATCTCGTTGCGAGTATCAATGGAAAGGTCCTGATCGCTAGAAAGGAAGAAGAGCGCGATGGAAGCAGCTATCTTATTCGACTAAACGGAAGACTGATCAAGGTCAGCATAGTCGGAAGAGAGCAATCAGTTCGAAATGCGGGAGAGACTGAAACAGTTCTTGGGCCTGTTGTGATAACTGCGCCTATGAGTGGGAGAATCGTCTCCTTGAAAGTGTCTCCCAACACATCGGTAAACAAGGGCCAGCCGCTAGCTACTCTGGAGGCGATGAAGATGGAAAACGAGATCGCGGCGCCAAAGACTGGAATCGTGAAAGAGGTCTACGTTCAATCGGGCGCGTTGGTGAAGGCGGGAGACAAGCTATGCTTCTTAGAATAG